GCTTGTCCCAGTCGGTGCGGCCCCAGCCGAAGTGGGCGGCGGCCGGTCCGACGACCAGCGAGGCGTCGGTGACCCGGCCCGTGACGACGACGTCCGCACCGGCCTTCAGGCACTCCGCGATGCCCCACGCGCCCAGGTAGGCGTTGGCGGTCAGGGCTTCCGGGAACCGGGGGCGCAGGTCGTCCCCGGTCACGTGGGCGACCTTGGCCTGGAGGCCGAGCTTGTCGATCGCTTGCGCGAGCCCGGCGGGGTTGAGACCGCCCGCGTTGGAGACGATCTTGACCCCGCGGTCGAGGGCGAGGCCGAGGGTGTCTTCGAGCTGGCGCAGGAAGGTGCGGGCGTAGCCGAGGTCGGCGTCCTTCATGCGGTCGCGGCCGAGGATGAGCATGGTGAGCTCGGCCAGGTAGTCGCCGGTGAGGACGTCGAGGTCACCGCCCTCCAGCATCTCCCGGACGGCGGAGAAGCGGTCGCCGTAGAACCCCGAGGCGTTGCCGATCCGGATCACGCCGACCCCTCTTCCGGGTCCGGCACGGCCTTCTCGCGGCCCGGTCCGGGCGGTCCGGCGAAGGCCTGGGCGATCGGCAGCCAGGCGGAGGCCACTTCACCTTCTGCCTTCACGTCGAGGTCGTCGCGGTGCCGCCGCTGGGTCGCGAGCAGGCAGAAGTCCAGGGCGGGTCCGGTGATGCGGTCGGAGGCGTCCTCCGGACCCCACGTCCACAGCTCGCCAGCCGGCCCGACCAGCTCGACCCGGACGGGGGCGGTCGGCGCCGGGAGGCCGTTGACCAGGAACGCGTACCCCATCGCCCGCACGGCGATGTGGGCGACGTGCTTGAGGCGGTGGGTCGGTTCGCGGGTCACGCCCAGCGCGTCGGCGACGTCCTGTCCGTGCGCCCACGTCTCCATCAACCGCGCGGTCGCCATCGAGGCCGGACTCATCGGAGGCCCGAACCACGGCACCTTCACCCCGGCCGGCACCGCGAGCAACGCCCGTTCCAGCTCGTCGCGACCGGCCCGCCACTCCTCCAGCGTCACCGGCTCTTCCGCGCCCTTGTCCACCAGGTCCGGGGTCGCGGTCCTCAGCGCTTCCGCGAACGCTTCCGGGTCGGTCGCCGCCAGCGCGGCGATGCGGTCGGTCCAGCGCAGGTGGCTGATCTGGTGCGCGATCGTCCAGCCCGGCGCAGGTGTGGCGATCGACCAGTCTTCAAGCGGGGCCACCAGGTCGTCCAACACCTGGCTTTCGGCTTTGAGATCGGCCAACACCTCGTCGATCACAGCGCGTCCTCCAGCATCGTCGCCCAGTGCCGGACGATCCGCGCGCGCCGCTTGCCGTCGTCGGTGAGCTGGTTGGCCAGGGCCAAGCCGCGCACCAGGTCGAGGGTGATCTGCACGGCTTCGCGGACGCCCGGCTTCGTCTCGTCGGCGCCCAACAGCTCCACGGCCAGGCGGTGGGTCTCGCGCCCGAGCCGGACTTCCAGTGGGACCACGACCGTCTTCAGGTCGGGATCGGTCCGGGCCGCGACCCACAGCTCCAGGGCGGCGGTGAACAGGTCGCTGGCGTAGAAGTCGGCGATCAGCTCGACCACCGCGACCGTGCTGCCGTTGACCCGCGCGGCCCGCTCCTTGAGGTGCTGCACGCTCTCCGCACCGAGGTGCTCCACCGCGGCGGCGACCAGCTCACCGCGGGTGCGGAAGTGGTGCAGCTGAGCGCCCCGGGACACTCCCGCGCGCTCGGCGACCACCGTCGTCGTCGTGCCCGACCAGCCCAGTTCCACCAGGCACTCGACGGTCGCTTCCATCAGCTTGCGCCGGGTCTCGCGGCTGCGGTCGGCCTGCCGCTGCCTGGTCTCGGTACCCATGCAGCGGAGTGTTCCGCGCCACTAACAAACAGTCAAGACTGATTGTTAGTGGCGCGGAACCCGTCACCAGCCGCCCTGGACCATCGTTTGGAACAGCCACTTCCCGCCGGCCTTCACCAGCAGGTCGCCGTACCGCACGACCTGGCTGTACTCACCCACGGTGATGGTCGCGTCGGTGATCACGAAGACGAGGTTGGCGTTGACGAACACCGGCGTCCGCACGGACTCCATGTGCACGTCCCCGTCCCCGAGCTGCGCGGCCATGTCCCGCAGGAACCGCTCCCGGTCCCACGACTCGGCCGCCCCGTCGGTGACGGCGTTGACCGGGAACAACGCCATCCCGGCCATCGCCTCCACGTCCTTGGCCACCGCCAACGCGTCCCACTGCTCGAACCACTCCAGAACGCCTCGGACGTCCTCGTCGGTCGGCACGAACCCAGCACCACTATCCGGCACAGCACTCATGCCGTACGTTGTACCGTACGATGTACGGCGACCGCAGGACTACTTTCAGTAGCGGTAGTGCTCCGGCTTGTACGGCCCCTCCACCGCCACGCCCGCGTACTCCGCCTGCTTCTTCGTCAGCTCGGTCAGGTGCACGTCCAGCGCGTCCAGGTGCAGCCGCGCCACCTTCTCGTCCAGCAGCTTCGGCAGCCGGTACACCGACCGCCCGTACTCCCCCGGCTTGGTGAACAGCTCGATCTGCGCCAGCACCTGGTTGGCGAACGAGTTGGACATGACGAAGCTCGGGTGCCCGGTCGCGTTGCCCAGGTTCATCAGCCGCCCCTCGGACAGCACCAGGATCGAGTGCCCGTCCGGGAACACCCACTCGTGCACCTGCGGCTTGATCTCGATCCGCCGGATGCCCGGCACCTTCGCCAGCCCCGCCATGTCGATCTCGTGGTCGAAGTGGCCCACGTTGCCGACGATCGCGTTGTGCTTCATGCGCGCCAGGTGCTCGACGCGGATCACGTCGACGTTGCCGGTCGTGGTGATGAAGATGTCACCGCGTTCCACCACCTCGTCCAGCCGGCGCACCTCCAGGCCGTCCATCGACGCCTGCAACGCGCAGATCGGGTCGATCTCGGTCACCACGACCCGCGCGCCCTGCCCGCGCAGCGAGTCCGCCGCGCCCTTGCCGACGTCGCCGTACCCGCACACCACGGCCAGCTTGCCGCCCAGCATGACGTCCGTGGCCCGGTTGAGCCCGTCGGCCAGGGAGTGCCGGATGCCGTACCGGTTGTCGAACTTCGACTTGGTGACCGAGTCGTTGACGTTGAACCCGGGGAACAGCAGTTCGCCGACCTCGGCCAGCTTGTAGAGCCGGTTGACGCCGTTGGTGGTCTCCTCCGACACGCCCCGGATGCCGGCGGCGATCCGGGTGAACCGCTGGGGGTCGTCGGCGATGCTGTCGGCCAGGGTCGCCAGGATGATCCGGTACTCCTCGCCGTCCTCCTCCGCGGCCCGCGGCACCGCGTCCGCGGCCTCGAACTCGACGCCCTTGTGCACCAGCAGGGTGGCGTCGCCGCCGTCGTCGACCACCAGGTTCGGCCCCTCGGGGAACCCGAAGATCTTCTCGGCGCACCACCAGTACTCCTCCAGCGTCTCGCCCTTCCAGGCGAACACCGGGGTGCCGGCCGGCGCGTCGACCGTCCCCTCCGGCCCGACGACGACCGCGGCGGCGGCCTCGTCCTGGGTGGAGAAGATGTTGCAGGACGCCCAGCGCACCTCCGCGCCCAGCGCCACCAGCGTCTCGATCAGCACGGCGGTCTGCACGGTCATGTGCAGCGACCCGGCGATGCGCGCGCCGCGCAGCGGCTGGGCCGCCGCGTACTCCCGGCGCAACGCCATCAGGCCCGGCATCTCGTGCTCGGCGAGCCGGATCTGGTGCCGGCCGGCCTCGGCCAGCGCCAGGTCCGCCACGGCGAACTCGATGCCGTCGACCGTCTTCAGCTTGTCACTCATGTGTCCCTCAGTCCAATGTGGAGGAACCGCCAGGGCACGCCGAACTCCGCTCACGACGAGCGCGAGCGGTGCGGCACGACGGGGTGCACCGTCAGTTCGGGGGCCTGCCCAAAGCGGAACCTCCTGTGGTCAGGAGGCGCCCTTGGGTCGAGTGATCGCGGACCGAGCGTGGCGGACCTCCCGGGTCCGTCGCAGCGCCTCTCGGCCGCACGTCCCAGGATGGCCAGAACACGCCGGCGGTGTCAACCCAGCCGGCTCAACCCGATGTCCCGGAACAACTGCACGGCCTCGCGGGTCACCGAACGCAGGCCCGGGACCCGGGACATCGCCAGCAGCTTGCCGATCAGGGGCGCGCTGCGGGTGATCAGCGTCCGCGTGCCGCGCTGCCCCTCGGACTTGTCGTGCACCCAGTACAGCACCACGCCCATCTGGAACAGCCACAGCAGCTCCGGCAGGTCCTCGCGCAGCTGGGGATCGACCTTCACGCCCTCCAGCAGCCGCCGGTGGACGTCGATCGCGGTCTCCCGCGCGTTGCCGGACTCGGTGGAGAACGGACTGAGCGGGCTGTTCGGGTCGATCGCGTTCTTGAAGAACTGCACGGCGAACTCGTGGTAGGGCGCGGACACCTCCAGCCACGCCAGCAGCACCGCCGTCAGCCGGGAGGTGAAGTCGGCGTCGGCGTCGAACACGGCCGCGGAGGCCCGCCGGTGGGCCTCGGCCATCTGGTCGTAGAAGCCTTGGACCAGGTGTTCCTTGGACGGGAAGTAGTAGTAGGCGTTGCCGACGGACACCCCCGCTTCCTTCGCGATGGCCCTCATCGTGGTGCGGTCGTAGCCGTGCTCGCGGAACAGGCGCAGCGCGGTGTCCACGATGAGG
This DNA window, taken from Saccharothrix variisporea, encodes the following:
- a CDS encoding nuclear transport factor 2 family protein, coding for MSAVPDSGAGFVPTDEDVRGVLEWFEQWDALAVAKDVEAMAGMALFPVNAVTDGAAESWDRERFLRDMAAQLGDGDVHMESVRTPVFVNANLVFVITDATITVGEYSQVVRYGDLLVKAGGKWLFQTMVQGGW
- a CDS encoding TetR/AcrR family transcriptional regulator produces the protein MRTVEKPAKSEQTRALIVDTALRLFREHGYDRTTMRAIAKEAGVSVGNAYYYFPSKEHLVQGFYDQMAEAHRRASAAVFDADADFTSRLTAVLLAWLEVSAPYHEFAVQFFKNAIDPNSPLSPFSTESGNARETAIDVHRRLLEGVKVDPQLREDLPELLWLFQMGVVLYWVHDKSEGQRGTRTLITRSAPLIGKLLAMSRVPGLRSVTREAVQLFRDIGLSRLG
- a CDS encoding TetR/AcrR family transcriptional regulator; this translates as MGTETRQRQADRSRETRRKLMEATVECLVELGWSGTTTTVVAERAGVSRGAQLHHFRTRGELVAAAVEHLGAESVQHLKERAARVNGSTVAVVELIADFYASDLFTAALELWVAARTDPDLKTVVVPLEVRLGRETHRLAVELLGADETKPGVREAVQITLDLVRGLALANQLTDDGKRRARIVRHWATMLEDAL
- a CDS encoding TIGR03084 family metal-binding protein is translated as MIDEVLADLKAESQVLDDLVAPLEDWSIATPAPGWTIAHQISHLRWTDRIAALAATDPEAFAEALRTATPDLVDKGAEEPVTLEEWRAGRDELERALLAVPAGVKVPWFGPPMSPASMATARLMETWAHGQDVADALGVTREPTHRLKHVAHIAVRAMGYAFLVNGLPAPTAPVRVELVGPAGELWTWGPEDASDRITGPALDFCLLATQRRHRDDLDVKAEGEVASAWLPIAQAFAGPPGPGREKAVPDPEEGSA
- the ahcY gene encoding adenosylhomocysteinase gives rise to the protein MSDKLKTVDGIEFAVADLALAEAGRHQIRLAEHEMPGLMALRREYAAAQPLRGARIAGSLHMTVQTAVLIETLVALGAEVRWASCNIFSTQDEAAAAVVVGPEGTVDAPAGTPVFAWKGETLEEYWWCAEKIFGFPEGPNLVVDDGGDATLLVHKGVEFEAADAVPRAAEEDGEEYRIILATLADSIADDPQRFTRIAAGIRGVSEETTNGVNRLYKLAEVGELLFPGFNVNDSVTKSKFDNRYGIRHSLADGLNRATDVMLGGKLAVVCGYGDVGKGAADSLRGQGARVVVTEIDPICALQASMDGLEVRRLDEVVERGDIFITTTGNVDVIRVEHLARMKHNAIVGNVGHFDHEIDMAGLAKVPGIRRIEIKPQVHEWVFPDGHSILVLSEGRLMNLGNATGHPSFVMSNSFANQVLAQIELFTKPGEYGRSVYRLPKLLDEKVARLHLDALDVHLTELTKKQAEYAGVAVEGPYKPEHYRY